CGCTCATGCCGCTTATTTTATTGAAGAATTGATACCCGAAAACATCATTGATAAAACCGATAAGGCAGAACTATATAACGCTGCCCGCCATCATAAAAACCCTTCCGGTGATATTTATCGCGAGGCAGACCATCTTTCAGCAGGTATGGAGAGATATGAAGACGAAAAGGACTCAGATAACTACAAGAAGGTTCGTCTCCATTCAATTTTCGATGCGGTTGAACTCCAATATGCTATCCATGACAAAGAGAACCGATTAAACAGCAGATGGCGATATAGTCTGACAGAACTTTCATCAAATAAGACTGAAGAGTTGTACCCCGTCATGATTGACGATAAAGGCAAAGTGGTTGACGACGGTTTTTCATATAAAAATCAATGGAGCAATTTTAGTAAAGACCTATCAATAATAAATCGTCATGTCGATAAGACATCTTATTTTAATGATCTTTACTGGCTTCTTGAAAAATATACATGGTGCATTCCAAGCGCTACCAACGCGTTCCCTGATATTCCGCTTTTTGATCACCTCAAAACAACTGCTGCCATAGCTTCATGCTTTTATTTTACAAACCAGGAAAACATCAAAAAAAAGCCACATTTTATTCTTTATGGAGGCGATCTTTCAGGCATCCAGGACTATATTTTCAGAATCAGTAGTTCCCAGGGAATAGGCGGCATTTCAAAACGATTAAGAGGCAGGTCATTTTATATTGCCATGCTGACTGAGATATTTTCACGTTATGCCATTAATACCCTAAATTTGACGGTAGCAAATGTCAACTTTTGCGGCGGCGGCAATTTTGAGATTCTTTTGCCGAACACCCAGGCTGTGGTCGACTTTCTCTACCAATTGACAATAGAAATAAATGAATGGCTTGTTAAAGAATTTCATGGCTCGCTTGGGTATGTGGATGCAAGCGTGGAAATGACCAGGGAAGACTTGAGGGACAACTATGGTGAAAAAAAAGATGCCCTTTCAGATAAATTACAAGGGGCCAAACTGAAAAAAAGCTATACGCACCTTGATGAGGGTTCATTTTGGGTTGATAGAATGGAGCTTGCGGGAAAAATATCTGTATGCCCATCCTGTAATCTTAAATTAATTCGGGACAATGAAAAAATTTGTGAACTATGCCAGCAGGACAAGGATATTGGGTCGTTTTTACCAAAAACTGAATATCTTGCGTTTTCGCAATCAGAAATACGCAAACAAGAGAGTTGCAAAACCATAAACTTCGGCAAATTCGGTACTGTGATTTTGTTGGGCGAAAATTCAGATCCATTGGCGTTATCTGAAAACTCGCAGACCATGTATGCGCTTTCAGAACATGAAACCGGGGTTATTGGCCGTTATTTTATTGCTCAAACACTCCCTACGGCAAAAGATCAGATCGGGCCGCTTGAAACAGAGAAAGACGATAGTAACGAAGGAATAGTTTATCCCGGCCAGACTCTTTCGTTTTCAACACTTGCGGATATGGCGGAAGGTGACAAACGCATTGGGATACTCAAAATGGACGTGGACAATCTCGGACTGATCTTCTCCCTGGGTCTGGATACGCCGCCAACAGAAAAAGAAAAGGGCAAAAACCTTCGATCCATTTCCCGCTTGTCAACCCTTAGCCGCCAAATGTCATTTTTCTTCACTGCACATATTGATGAGCTTTGTCGCCAGGTTTTTGGAAAATGGCAGAATGACAAAAATAACAAATGGCCGTATAAAAAAGATGTTTCAAGCATTTTTTATCTGATTTTTGCTGGTGGTGATGACCTTGTTATTGTAGGTCCCTGGGACAGGATTATTGAACTTGCCCGAAAAGTACGAAAAGCGTTTAAAGATTTTACCTGTCATAATCCGAACATATCACTATCAGCAGGGATTTATATCTGTAAACCCAAATTCCCCATCAGTATTGCAGCGGGTAAGGCGGAAGAAGCCTTGAAACAATCAAAAGTTAAGGGAAGAAATCGGATAACGATTATGGAGGAAACCTTTGTCTGGGACAAAGAAGACGAAAGAAGTAGAGTATATCAGAAAGAACTGAGAAGCAGATATCCGGGGGCCCTGTTTGATGAGGCTGAACTTCATAGTGAAAACATTTATCTGACCGGGAAATCAAAAAAACTAAATATAAAAACATTAACCTTTGAAGAACTGTCAAAGTTTGCCGAGCAGCTTCAGGCATATTATGAAGGCAAGAGCATATCCAGGCATTTCATTTTCAGGCTTTTGAAAGCAAGGGAGGAGTTTTTCACGATGGAATATAACTCTGTTAAACATGATCTAGTGGAAGATCATAATTACATGTTCTTACCTCACCTTCTGCATAATATCGAAAGAAATACCTCAGGCGATGCGAAAAGAGAATTGAAAGGAAGTCTTGTAACAACGGCTGAAGCCCAAACATATATAAGGCAGGCTTATTATCCTTGTAAGTCTGTTTTGATGAAAACTAAAAAGTAAGCGAAAGGGGATGATTATGAGTGAAATACAACAATTCCTATTAGATAACACAAAAAACTTTAGAGACGTGCAAATCATTGAATTTGCGCCGCCAGAGAAATGGGCTCACCGTATTGCCAAAGAACTTTATAAAGACATGAAAACCACTCAACTCAGAAAAGTTTTTACTAAAATCAAAACCCTTGAGATTAAAGTAAAAGGTCAAAAGCCGGATGATAAGTTTAACGAACCGGATTTGTATATGCTAATCCCTCATCTTGCATATGCAAAAGGACGAAAACTTATACCGCCTGTTTTTTATGACATGATGAAAACGATCATCGGTGATGGGAAAAACGGTAAAATTAAAACCGTTGAAGATTTCAGAAGATTTGTTGATTTTATGACAGCTATCATTGCGTATCATAAAGAAGTGTCCACAGCAAAGGGGGGAAACAAACATGACTGATTTGAAAGTTAAAAAACCGGAATTCGATTTTATCGGCAAATATATTATTACGGCAGACATAATGTTAAAAACCGGCCTTCACATCGGTGGCACTGAAGAAGGTTTTGATATTGGCGGGATTGATAATCCGGTTATTAAAGATAAGGTTACTGGTGTGCCTTATATTCCCGGGTCGTCCTTGAAAGGTAAAATGCGAAGTTTAATAGAATGGGCGTACAACAAAGTTCAAATTGATCCTGTTAAGGAAAAAGATGAAAGCGGGAAGGAAAAGATAATAAGTTGGACAGGCAAGCTTTGTAGTGACCCTAACGAACCTATTGGCGTTGTTTTTGGCGTTCCGGCAGAAAACCATAGAGATGACCTTCCCGGCCCAACACGACTTGCCGTGAGAGATGCATATCCTGACGAGAATCAAATTAAAAAATGGCAAGACGCCATGGGAGAAAAAATTTACACCGAGGCGAAGACCGAAAACGCAATTGACAGGCTGACATCTGCTGCTAATCCAAGAAGCATGGAGCGTGTTCCGGGAGATTCAATTTTTAAGGCTGAGTTTGTCTATGATGTATATAATTTAAAGAAAGATGTAACAAACCTGAAACTTCTTTTTGAAGGCATGATGCTCCTTGAGGATTCCTACCTCGGAGGAGGTGGTACACGAGGTTCAGGAAAAGTAGAATTTGGAAATATCCAGATAACGGCCAGAGATAAAAATTACTATCTTGGCATAAAAGACAAGGATACGTTGTTAGTCAAGCAGAACGGGCATAAGAAACCCAAGGATATTTCAGATAAATTTAATACAATTTTTCCCGTAACTGAGGGGTGATTATGAAAGAATTTATCATACACCTTGCTCCCCGTTCAAACTATGAGATCACGCTCCATTCGGATACCCTGTTTGGTGCCATTTGTTGGGGAATACGGATGCTTTTTGGCGAGGTAAGGCTCGTTCAGTTGCTTGAAGAATTTAAAAATTTTCCACCTTTTTTGATGTCTTCCGCCTTTCCCTGTATGTTTGACGGCAAAGATTATAAATATTTTCTGCCAAAGCCTATGTTGAAGCCACTCACTATCAAAAACTTGGATCAGCTTTCTAAAAAGGCAAAAAGTGAAAAAGCAACCTATCATTCAAACAAGTTTCATACGATTGAAATTGCAGGGAAATACAAACAATTTAAAAGGATCAAATTCGTTGGGATTTCTAGCTTCAAAAAAGCATTAGAAAAGCCCGATGAATCTGATCTTTTTACTGATTACATGGAAGGTTTTGTATCGGAGCCCCGCTATTGTAATACTGAAACCACCCAGAAAAACAGCATAGACAGGCTGACCCACTCAACAACAGGTTCGGGCAATACGTTTTATGTGCCGGAAATCGCTTACAGGGAAAAATACGGGCTGTATTTTCTCCTGAAAACCAAAAACATCGACGAATACATCAAACCTGTTTTGCTTTTTCTTGAAGATTCCGGCGTAGGCCCTAACGCCCGGACAGGTAAAAACTGGTTCAAGGCTGAAATCTCTGAAAAAACGCTGTTTGATGGGAATAATAGCCATACAGGTGATTCTTTTATAACTCTGTCCCGCTATATCAAGAATGAACCCATCAATAAAGAGGCTTCATTTTATCAGATTGCCTCTGTCAGGTCAAAGGTTGAATCACGGCTTGAATTCGCTGGCGAAGATGTCTGGAAACACAGGGTATCATATTTTACCGCAGGTTCAGTGATAACCCCGGATAATAAGGCGGATCATTATGGCGGCCTTGTCCCTGTCAAATCCATTGGTGGAAAAACCATTTATCAATATGGCTATGCCTACCCTGTTTGGATAAACCATGGAGGGAAAAATGAACTATAAATTGAAGGTGCTATCGCCATTACATATCGGGTGTGGGGAAGAATACAATGCATTATCCTACCTTATGGATCCCAGAAAAAATCCACCTCAACTAAGTATATTAAATGAAGATTTGATTTTTGAAATGCTTAAAGATGGGCAGATTAAAAGTTTTGTTGCATGGCTTGAAAATGAAAGATTCCCTAATCTGTTTTATTTTTTCAAAAATGTCCTTAGAGACACCAACTTTTCCTTACAGAATAAATTGCGTCAAAAGGCCATATACACAATTCCAAATTATGCCGGTCATGAGAAATTAAGAGATATTAAATCCTTTATAAAGGAAATGAATCATCCGTACATTCCCGGCACTGAAATTAAGGGCGCTATTCGAACGGCTGTACTTTACTGTTCTTTACTTGATAATGAGGAATTGTTTGTATGGCTTAAGGATCGGTTCAATCAATTCCAAAGGAACAATGCAGATAAAATTAATGAGGTTAAAAACAAAACAAAGCCAAACACAAAAATCAAAAACGAGCTTGTAAAAGAAATGGCAAGAATAGAATCTGCTTTTCAAGAGCAAGTTCTTTGCTGCAAGCCCAAAGACGCAAAATATGATGTTATGAAATATTTGCAGATTTCTGACAGTGAACTGCTGAATGCGGACAAATCTCTTGCAGTAAGCTATGTCAAGCCATTTAATATTAATAATATTTTCTCGGTGTTTTATGAATATATCAAACCAGGAACAGAAATCGGTTTATCAACACTTGCATTGGAAAACGAAAAATCGCTAAAAACCAAGCTTGATAATATGGGTTTTACTGACAAACAAAAAAAAATTGTTTCAGGAATTGATGCCATTTTCAACTCTTGTTGTCGATTTTCTAATGACCTGCTTGATGAGGAAATTTCGTTTTTCAGCAAGCAGGATAATAAAAAATTTCAAAGCTTAGAAGGCAAACTGCGAATTATTAACCACTTAAATGAGATTAAATCCCAGAACAAACCAGAATCTCCTGTTCTGAGAATCGGCAAGGATGAAGGATACAACAGCCTGACAGTTGGGCTTGCAGTAAAAAAAACGGACTCAGATCTATATGAAAACGTTCTTATCCATGCCACAAAAAACAAAAGCTATGATTCCAATCATGGTGGCCCCATGCCGAAATCCCGGAAAATTGTTTATTGGAACGGAGAAGAAACGACGGCTGGATGGGTGCAACTTATCCCGGAAAATATTTCAGAATCTCAAACGAATATTAAAAACAATTCCGATAATCAAGCAGGACAAGGGTATAAACCTGCTACATCTGAAGATCTTTCAAAACTACAAGGAATGTTTAATGTTAAGGTGAAACGTAAATGAAAACTTATATTTGCACTTGCGGCACATCAATTGCCACAAAACGAAGAATCAATCTTGAGCGTTTTGATGATGTTCCTATATCAAAGTATGATGAAGTAAAAGATGAAATTGAGGCAACCAAGGAACGAATATCGGAAGAACTAAGCGGCATCAAATTGCCCCATGAACTTGATGATACATCGGCAGAAATAAAAAGTCTGGTAAAAATGGGACTCGATAAAAATGATATTATTATACTAATAAGCTCGGATACTATTGATGGAAAATTGTGTGCAGAATCAGTTCGTGATTTTCTTGTTGAAAATAAACTGAGTTCCGAAACTTCTATAAAAATAAAGGAAATTGTTGGGCTTCAAGCAACAGATGGTTTGAAATTTCAAAAAGAAGGTTTGAAAAATCTTCTGGATTATTTGGTCTCTCTCGAACATCAGGATATTATCTTCAACCCTACTGGAGGATACAAAAGCATAGTGCCTTATCTTGCGCTTATGGGCATGCTTTTTAACAAACCTGTTAAATATATCCATGAAAATTCCGATGATATCCTGACACTCACTGGTATTCCCATTATCCTTGATGACAACCTGATATTGTGCATTGAAACAAAGCTGCAAAAAATAGAAAAGGAAACAAGCATTCCTATCAAAGAATGGCAGGGAGGTGTAGATTATAATGAGCGAAGGTTTGATTGTCTTGTTGAAATAGATAACGGACAGGTAACATTAAGTGGAATTGGCTTTTTATTTTGGGAAAGATTTAAACAGGATTATCCAAAAGAGCTCGAACGTGATTTACGCCTGGTATCTGAAAAAGAAAATAAGCTCTTAGCTCAAGGCATAGATCATCATGGGCTTGATAGAATTAAACCTATCGCAAGAGAATTGTTGGAATCACCTTTTGTTTGTGGTGTTCCGAATAGCTGCAATAACCAACCTAAGAGCAGAGTTAGCATAAAGGCTTTAGCTCCTTTGGAAGCAAAAGTACACCTGCAAAGAGAAAGTAGTAGTATTTGTATGGTAACCGATATCCGCTCCGATGCCGGATATTCTTTTCTGATTAAAACCACAGCACGTGACGATGATGAAAATAAACAAATTGCTGAAATTTTAAACAGAAAATATTTTAAATCATAATTTTATATTTTGCTCAGACCTTTAAAGCCCATATGGGCAAATGCCTTAAGCACAGCAAAGCAAAAACTAAACTTGGACCGTTTCTGGGATAAAAGCAGTTCAGGTTGATCATTCCAGCACCCATGATGGTACTATTGAAGAAAAAGGCTGTTGCAGCAAAAGTTAAAGCAGAACTAATAGGCGGGAAAGAATATCGGATTGTTGAAATATCTGAGTAAACCAAGGCGGTGAAGAATATATTGCATTGACAATGCAATATATTATACGATATAGTTCATTGCAAATGCAATATTTTTGGAGTCTGTTTTGGAAAAGGAAAAACTAAAAGAACTGATCATAGAGCACAAGGAGCGGTTTCTTGCCGGAAAGGATCTTATACGCCGGGAATTGCAGGATGACATTGGCTCTTATCTTTCTCAGCGTGAAATAATTGTTTTTACCGGCGTCCGGCGGTGTGGCAAATCATCCCTTATGCGACTGATATGCACTGATCTTTTAAAATCAGACGATGTTTCTGAAAAAAATGTTTTTTATATGAATTTTGAGGATGAGCGTCTGGTCTCCTTCACTGTACGGGACTTTGAATCTCTGTATGAAACATTTATTGAAATAGAAAATCCGGAGGGTCGCAAATACCTCTTTCTTGACGAAATACAGAATGTTCCTGGATGGGAAAAATGGCTGAACCGGCTTTATGAATTTGAAGATGTAAAGATATTTGTTACAGGGTCAAATGCCTCTCTGCTTAGCTCGGAAACTGCTACAGCCCTTACCGGCAGAAACAGGCAGATTGTTGTATGGCCATTTTCATTTCGCGAATTTTTGAGGATGAGAGGATGTTCATATGATTCAAAAAGCGCATATAAAAGGGAAAAAAGAGCAAAGATCAAAAAGTTTTTGCGGGAATATATGAAACTGGGCGGGTTTCCTGAAGTCCTAAAAACAAACGATGTGACACTTCTTGAACAATATTACAGAGATATTATTTATAGGGACGTCATTTCCCGCTATACCATTAAAAACATCAGGGAGATTAAGGAGTTGGCCTTATATCTGGCGGCGAATCCGGCAACTATTCAGAGCTACAGGAATCTTGTGGATATTATCGGGGGGCGTAGCATTAATACGGTCAAAAATTATATTTCGGCTTTAAATGACGTTTATTTGTTCTTTTTTTCGGATGTTTTCGATTATTCGGTGAAGCGGCAGATATATAATCCTTCAAAAACTTATATTGTGGATACTGCTATGGCCGATGCTGTTAGTTTCAAGTTTTCAAAAAATACCGGGCACTGGTATGAAAACCTGGTTTTCCTTGAATTGAAGCGGCAAAATAAAGAGATATATTACGGCAGGTCCTGCAAAGGTAAAGAAGTTGACTTTATTATAAAGGAAGGCTTACGGGTCACGGAAGCAATTCAGGTCTGCGCATCGCTTTCGGATGAAAAAACATTACAGCGGGAAACTCAGGCAATGATGGAAGTCTGCAAAGAACTCGAGAAAGGTCGCAACGTGGATAATGTGCAGCCTTTGCAGATGACAATCATCTCCGAAGATGATGAACGCATTATTGAAACAGAGCGTGGTCAAGTCAGAATTATTCCGTTGTGGAAATGGCTGACCAGCGAAAAAGAATAACGAAATTTAGGAGAATTTATGGCTAAAGCAATGATAATTACAGTTGGTGGAACACCTGCTCCTATCATAAAATCCATATGTGAATACAAACCTGAGTTCGTTTCGTTTTTTGCATCCCAAAACACCAGCGATCTTGTTAAAACAATTAAAGACGAAGCATTAAAGAACGGGGTGGTTTTCAAAAGTGAACTAACGCTTTCAGATGATGTGAATGATCTTTTCCACTGTCATAAAAAAGCTGATAAAGCAGTTAAAAGAGCGCTTAGTAAAGGCTATGCCAAAGAAGAAGTTATAGTCGATTATACCGGCGGCACAAAAAATATGTCTGTTTCTCTTGCACTGGCCGCAATTACTCATGGTTTCTGCTTTTCATATGTGGGAGGAAAAGAAAGGACAAAAAACGGAGTTGGAATAGTAGTCAATGGACATGAAGAAGTTCATAAATGCATAAATCCATGGGATTTCCTTGCTATAGAAGAAAAGAAAAAAATAGCTCTTCTATTTAATCAGTATCAGTTCAAAGCGGCTAAAGAGTTAATTGACGACCTTTACGAAAAGAATATTAAAAATAAACTGCTTTTTAAAAGTCTCGGCATAATGGTTGATGGGTATTATAATTGGGATTTGTTCAGACATGATATCGCAATTGATCGTTTTAAACGGGCAAGAATTGATGATATCAAACAAAATGATGATTTGAAGGTACAAAAGTTTGCGCGTGAAACTGAAGAAAGATTGATATTTCTTAGAGATACTGTCTCAGCGGGTGGCAATGGCAAAAAACCATGTCACTCCTATATGCTTGATCTTTATTCAAACGCCGAAAGGCGGTTTGAGGAAGGGAAAACTGATGATGCCATATTAAGAATTTACCGAATTGTTGAAATGGGGGCTCAGGAACAACTTTTGAACAAATATGAAATTAGTGTTTCCGATGTTAAGGAAGAAAAACTACCAGAAAGCATTAGAGAAGAATTTATAAATATGCATAAACCTCAGCGTGATAATAAAATTAAAATCTCTCTTACCGCCGCATTTAATCTGCTCGATAGTTTAGGAGATTCACTAGGCAAAACTTTTAGCAATAAGAAAAGATCTTTTCTTGATATTCAAAGTTCAAGAAATTACTCTTATCTTGCACATGGTTTTAAATCTTCAAAGGAAGATACATATATTAAACTTCGCGATTTCGTGCTTTCACTGGAATTATTCAAGCACGAGGATGCCCCGATTTTTCCAAAGATGGAGCTGTAACTCAGGGGCATTTATTGCTCTTTGAAAATTTAAAAAGGTCATAGCTAAAAACGGCAACGTTGCAATGTTTGTATAATCACGGATTGCCTCC
The genomic region above belongs to Pseudomonadota bacterium and contains:
- the cas10 gene encoding type III-A CRISPR-associated protein Cas10/Csm1 gives rise to the protein MDETVLKIAMGGLLHDIGKFMQRAELEKDFVEIKNNYDGFCPILDGGRHGYLHAAHAAYFIEELIPENIIDKTDKAELYNAARHHKNPSGDIYREADHLSAGMERYEDEKDSDNYKKVRLHSIFDAVELQYAIHDKENRLNSRWRYSLTELSSNKTEELYPVMIDDKGKVVDDGFSYKNQWSNFSKDLSIINRHVDKTSYFNDLYWLLEKYTWCIPSATNAFPDIPLFDHLKTTAAIASCFYFTNQENIKKKPHFILYGGDLSGIQDYIFRISSSQGIGGISKRLRGRSFYIAMLTEIFSRYAINTLNLTVANVNFCGGGNFEILLPNTQAVVDFLYQLTIEINEWLVKEFHGSLGYVDASVEMTREDLRDNYGEKKDALSDKLQGAKLKKSYTHLDEGSFWVDRMELAGKISVCPSCNLKLIRDNEKICELCQQDKDIGSFLPKTEYLAFSQSEIRKQESCKTINFGKFGTVILLGENSDPLALSENSQTMYALSEHETGVIGRYFIAQTLPTAKDQIGPLETEKDDSNEGIVYPGQTLSFSTLADMAEGDKRIGILKMDVDNLGLIFSLGLDTPPTEKEKGKNLRSISRLSTLSRQMSFFFTAHIDELCRQVFGKWQNDKNNKWPYKKDVSSIFYLIFAGGDDLVIVGPWDRIIELARKVRKAFKDFTCHNPNISLSAGIYICKPKFPISIAAGKAEEALKQSKVKGRNRITIMEETFVWDKEDERSRVYQKELRSRYPGALFDEAELHSENIYLTGKSKKLNIKTLTFEELSKFAEQLQAYYEGKSISRHFIFRLLKAREEFFTMEYNSVKHDLVEDHNYMFLPHLLHNIERNTSGDAKRELKGSLVTTAEAQTYIRQAYYPCKSVLMKTKK
- the csm2 gene encoding type III-A CRISPR-associated protein Csm2 encodes the protein MSEIQQFLLDNTKNFRDVQIIEFAPPEKWAHRIAKELYKDMKTTQLRKVFTKIKTLEIKVKGQKPDDKFNEPDLYMLIPHLAYAKGRKLIPPVFYDMMKTIIGDGKNGKIKTVEDFRRFVDFMTAIIAYHKEVSTAKGGNKHD
- the csm3 gene encoding type III-A CRISPR-associated RAMP protein Csm3 encodes the protein MKVKKPEFDFIGKYIITADIMLKTGLHIGGTEEGFDIGGIDNPVIKDKVTGVPYIPGSSLKGKMRSLIEWAYNKVQIDPVKEKDESGKEKIISWTGKLCSDPNEPIGVVFGVPAENHRDDLPGPTRLAVRDAYPDENQIKKWQDAMGEKIYTEAKTENAIDRLTSAANPRSMERVPGDSIFKAEFVYDVYNLKKDVTNLKLLFEGMMLLEDSYLGGGGTRGSGKVEFGNIQITARDKNYYLGIKDKDTLLVKQNGHKKPKDISDKFNTIFPVTEG
- the csm4 gene encoding type III-A CRISPR-associated RAMP protein Csm4; this translates as MKEFIIHLAPRSNYEITLHSDTLFGAICWGIRMLFGEVRLVQLLEEFKNFPPFLMSSAFPCMFDGKDYKYFLPKPMLKPLTIKNLDQLSKKAKSEKATYHSNKFHTIEIAGKYKQFKRIKFVGISSFKKALEKPDESDLFTDYMEGFVSEPRYCNTETTQKNSIDRLTHSTTGSGNTFYVPEIAYREKYGLYFLLKTKNIDEYIKPVLLFLEDSGVGPNARTGKNWFKAEISEKTLFDGNNSHTGDSFITLSRYIKNEPINKEASFYQIASVRSKVESRLEFAGEDVWKHRVSYFTAGSVITPDNKADHYGGLVPVKSIGGKTIYQYGYAYPVWINHGGKNEL
- the csm5 gene encoding type III-A CRISPR-associated RAMP protein Csm5 — its product is MNYKLKVLSPLHIGCGEEYNALSYLMDPRKNPPQLSILNEDLIFEMLKDGQIKSFVAWLENERFPNLFYFFKNVLRDTNFSLQNKLRQKAIYTIPNYAGHEKLRDIKSFIKEMNHPYIPGTEIKGAIRTAVLYCSLLDNEELFVWLKDRFNQFQRNNADKINEVKNKTKPNTKIKNELVKEMARIESAFQEQVLCCKPKDAKYDVMKYLQISDSELLNADKSLAVSYVKPFNINNIFSVFYEYIKPGTEIGLSTLALENEKSLKTKLDNMGFTDKQKKIVSGIDAIFNSCCRFSNDLLDEEISFFSKQDNKKFQSLEGKLRIINHLNEIKSQNKPESPVLRIGKDEGYNSLTVGLAVKKTDSDLYENVLIHATKNKSYDSNHGGPMPKSRKIVYWNGEETTAGWVQLIPENISESQTNIKNNSDNQAGQGYKPATSEDLSKLQGMFNVKVKRK
- a CDS encoding putative CRISPR-associated protein, yielding MKTYICTCGTSIATKRRINLERFDDVPISKYDEVKDEIEATKERISEELSGIKLPHELDDTSAEIKSLVKMGLDKNDIIILISSDTIDGKLCAESVRDFLVENKLSSETSIKIKEIVGLQATDGLKFQKEGLKNLLDYLVSLEHQDIIFNPTGGYKSIVPYLALMGMLFNKPVKYIHENSDDILTLTGIPIILDDNLILCIETKLQKIEKETSIPIKEWQGGVDYNERRFDCLVEIDNGQVTLSGIGFLFWERFKQDYPKELERDLRLVSEKENKLLAQGIDHHGLDRIKPIARELLESPFVCGVPNSCNNQPKSRVSIKALAPLEAKVHLQRESSSICMVTDIRSDAGYSFLIKTTARDDDENKQIAEILNRKYFKS
- a CDS encoding ATP-binding protein encodes the protein MEKEKLKELIIEHKERFLAGKDLIRRELQDDIGSYLSQREIIVFTGVRRCGKSSLMRLICTDLLKSDDVSEKNVFYMNFEDERLVSFTVRDFESLYETFIEIENPEGRKYLFLDEIQNVPGWEKWLNRLYEFEDVKIFVTGSNASLLSSETATALTGRNRQIVVWPFSFREFLRMRGCSYDSKSAYKREKRAKIKKFLREYMKLGGFPEVLKTNDVTLLEQYYRDIIYRDVISRYTIKNIREIKELALYLAANPATIQSYRNLVDIIGGRSINTVKNYISALNDVYLFFFSDVFDYSVKRQIYNPSKTYIVDTAMADAVSFKFSKNTGHWYENLVFLELKRQNKEIYYGRSCKGKEVDFIIKEGLRVTEAIQVCASLSDEKTLQRETQAMMEVCKELEKGRNVDNVQPLQMTIISEDDERIIETERGQVRIIPLWKWLTSEKE
- a CDS encoding TIGR02710 family CRISPR-associated protein, producing MAKAMIITVGGTPAPIIKSICEYKPEFVSFFASQNTSDLVKTIKDEALKNGVVFKSELTLSDDVNDLFHCHKKADKAVKRALSKGYAKEEVIVDYTGGTKNMSVSLALAAITHGFCFSYVGGKERTKNGVGIVVNGHEEVHKCINPWDFLAIEEKKKIALLFNQYQFKAAKELIDDLYEKNIKNKLLFKSLGIMVDGYYNWDLFRHDIAIDRFKRARIDDIKQNDDLKVQKFARETEERLIFLRDTVSAGGNGKKPCHSYMLDLYSNAERRFEEGKTDDAILRIYRIVEMGAQEQLLNKYEISVSDVKEEKLPESIREEFINMHKPQRDNKIKISLTAAFNLLDSLGDSLGKTFSNKKRSFLDIQSSRNYSYLAHGFKSSKEDTYIKLRDFVLSLELFKHEDAPIFPKMEL